The Candidatus Binatia bacterium nucleotide sequence TACGCCTCATCTCGCGAGAAGCGCTCCTCGACGACCTCCACACCGTGGTCGCGCAAAATGGTCAGGACAGACTCACGGGTAATGCCGGCCAAAATCGACGTCTGCGGTGTCGTCTTCACCCGCCCGCCACGAACAATGAAAATATTCTCACCGCTACACTCGGCGACGTACCCATCCACGTCGAGCATCATGGCCTCGTCGTACCCACCCCGACGCGCTTCGACGGCCGCCAGAATAGAGTTCACGTAATTGCCGACGGCCTTGGCCTTGGTCATGTGAGTGTTCACGTGCATCCGTTGGAACGATGAGGTCTTGAGCCGCACGCCTTTGCGTACGCCTTCCTCTCCAAGGTACGCTCCCCACGACCAGACGATGATCGCCACCCGTATCGGGTTGTGCACAGCCGCCAGCCCCATTTCACCCGCCCCCAGGAAGACGATCGGTCGGATGTAGCAGGAGCGGAACTTGTTGACCCGGACGGTCTCGACGCAGGCGTTGCTGATCTGCTCCTGGCTGAAGGGAATGGTGAGGCCGAGGATATGCGCCGAACCAAACAGCCGATCCACGTGTTCCTGCAATCGGAAGATCGCCGGCTGGCCACTGCGACCCTCGTAGCAGCGTATGCCCTCGAAGACGCCGAGACCATAGTGCAGCGTATGCGTCAGGACGTGGACTTGTGCCGCGTCCCACTCCACCAGCTGACCGTCAAACCAGATGTAGTCGCTCTTCTCCACGGTGAACCTTCCCCTCGGCTGCGCCAAAACGCCCGCTCACTTCAATTCCGCTTCCATGCGGTCGAACCACCGCTCGTAACATCCTCGAATCGCTTCCCGCCGCACGCTGAACTCCTGCCACAACAAGTCGCCGATTTCCTCAGCTCCGCCTTCGAAGCCCATGCGCTTGGCTATCCGCTTCAAGTCCATCTGCGTCCGATCGAGATCCTCGACAGGTCGGTCATATGCCAGCCGCAGTGAATTTTCTACCCGGCGCAGGAAGCGATAGCCGTCGGCGAGTAACCGATGATCCTCTCCGGGGAGCACGCCGGCCCACGCCAACGCCTCCAACGCCCCTAGCGTGTTGCCGACCCGGACGCTGGCATCGCTTGCGCCGTAGTGAAGCTGGAGCATCTGCGTCAAGAACTCCACGTCCACCAGTCCGCCACGCCCGGTCTTGATGTTGACCCGTTCGCGGCTCTCCCGCGCTAGCTCGTGCTCCATGCGCCAGCGTAGCCGGCGAATTTCGCTGACCTCCTCAGCGCGCAAGGAGGCACGATAGACAAAGTTGGAGATGATCATGGCCACCCGCTGCGCCAGGGCCGGTGTGCCTGCCACCGGGCGCGCTTTGACCAACGCCTGCCGCTCCCAAATTTGCGCGCTGGTCTCGTGATAGCGGCGAAAGCTTTCCAGGGACGACACCAGCGGGCCAGATCGTCCGGACGGCCGCAGCCGGGTGTCGATGCGGTACACGATTCCCTCGCGCGTCGCCACCTGCAAGACGGTGATAAGGCGTTGTGCAAGCTTCGAGAAGAATTCGAGGCTCGGCAGCGGTGTTGTCCCCGTCTGCGGCTCCTCGTAGACGAAAATCAGATCCAGATCGGAATTGTAGTTGAGTTCGCCGCCGCCGAGCTTTCCCAGCCCCAGCACCACAAGCTGTCCCGGCAGCTCGCCGCAGCCATAGCGCGCACACACATCCCGCGCAGCGACGTCGCAGGCGCTCTGCAGGCACACCTGCGCCAAGCTGGTCAACTCGGCGCTCACCTCTTCCGGCCGCAGCAGGGACTGGAGATCATTGATACCGATGCGCAGGAACTCCTGGTTGCGGAAACGGCGCAGGGCCTCGAGTGACTCTTCGAAGTCACCATCGGCGGAGAGCACGGCCTGCAACTCGGCGGCGAGGTCCTCCGCCGTGCGGTAAACCCGGACCAGATCCGCCCGCACCAGCGTATCGAGCAGCTCGGGGTGGCGAATGAATGCATTGGCAAGAAACTGGCTCCCCCCGAACAGTTCGACCAGCATGCGCAGCGTGCCCGGGTTCTCGCGCAGCAAGGCGAGGAAGCTGGTGCGGGCGCCAACCGACGAAATGAAGGTGGCGACGTTGCGTAGCGCGAGATCCGGATCAGCGGATTGCAGGATCGTGCGCAGTAACGACGGTGCGATGTCATAGAGCGCTTGCTTGCGACGCAAGCGCGCCGGCGCCGACACCGGGCCGTCGCGCAGCAGGAGCAAGTCGTCGTAGCTGCTCTCCGGCCGCGTGAAACCCAGGGTCTTCAAGCGAGCGAGGCTCCCTTCGCGAGCTTCCAGGGTCTGCAGCAACTCGACGACCTCGGCGTCCGCGGACCGCTGCGTTTCCGCCGCCGGTTCGTAGAAGAGCTTCTCGAAGGCGCGACGCACCCGCTCCGTATGCCGAGTCAGGTCCGCCCACATCTGCGTCACCACGTCGTCCCCGCGGTAGCCCAGACGCCGCGCCAGGGTTTCTTGCTCACGCACGTCCGAGGGCACAGCGTGAGTCTGGCGTTGGTGCACGATCTGGATCTTGTGTTCGACGTGGCGCAGGAAGCGGTACGCCTGCATCAACGCTTGACCTTCATCGGCCGGCAAATAGCCCGTCTCAGTCAGCTTCGCCAAGGTCGACAGCGAGCCACGCCCTCGCACCCGCTCGTCGCGCCCGCCATGCACGAGCTGCAACACCTGCACGAGGAATTCGATCTCGCGGATGCCACCGCGGCCCAGCTTGACGTTGCCGTGCCCCACTTTCTCACCCAACTGGGCCTCGACCCGCGCCTTCATCTCCTTCATGTCGGCGATGGTCGTGTAGTCGAGGTAGCGCCGATACACGAAGGGGCGCATCTCACGGAGAAAGCGCTCGCCGAGTTCCATCTCGCCGGCGATGGGACGTGCTTGGATAAGGGCCGAGCGCTCCCAGGTCTGGCCATAGGCTTCGTAGTAAACAAGCGCATCATTGAGGGCGTTGACGATCGGGCCATTCACCCCTTCAGGCCGCAACCGCAGGTCGACGCGGAAGGCGAATCCCGACGCGGTGACCTCCTGCAAAGCGCGCGTCACCAGCTCGGCAAGACGGGTGAAAAACTCTCGTGCCTGGAGCGTTCCCCGCGGCCCGCCGGCGGTTTGCTGGCTTCCCGCGGCATAGAGATACATCACGTCCACGTCGGAGCTGAAGTTCAACTCGCCGCCGCCGAGCTTGCCCATGGCGAGCACCACGAAAGAGTCCTGCGTGCTGAGTCCTGCGTCCTGAGGAGAGCCGACCGGAAAATCGCCGTACTGCTCACGCAGCATCCGCCGTGCCCAACGGCAGGCTGCGGCGAAAAGACCCGCCGCCAGCTCGCTCAGTTCCGCCATTGTGGTCTCGACCGGGTAACGGCCGGTGAGGTCGGCAAGTCCGATGCGCAGATATTGGCGATGGCGAAGTTGACGGAGTTGGCTGGAAAAGGGCTCCCAGGGCTCGTCAACGGCGGCACCGAGCTCGCGTTCATGATCCGCGGCGGAGCGCCTACCAGCCGCGTAGCATTCGCGAAACAACGTCAGCCATTCCGCGCCCAACGCCTGCAAAGTGTTACTGAGCGACTGACTTCCCCCGAGCAGGGTGCACAGCGCCGACAGCTCTTCTGGGCTCAGTGCGGCGATCACGGCCGGGTCGGCCGTTGCCTCGAGCAAGCGTTCCCACCCGGCCAGAGCCATGGCAGGGTCGGCGGCGGCAGCCAGCAGCATCGGCACGCGATTCGCCAGCCCCGGGGCCACCGAGTCCAAGGTTCGCGCCAAGCGGGCTACCCGTTCGTGATCTGCTCCCAAGCGGTGAAGAAGTGCGCCGGATACTTCCATCGAACCATTGCCTCATCGAATCATCGAATCATTGGCTTCCAACTGCAAGAAGTCAGCGACTCAACGATCAACGGATCAACGATTCACCCACGCGAGCGGCGGTGTAGGGTTGCTCGTCAAGCGCATGCGCCGCCATCCACGCCCGCAGGTCGCTGCAGGCGCGCGCCGCCAGATGCCGGCGCTTCTCGCGGCCCCGCTCGCGGCCGGCGATGGCGGGAAACAGACCATAGTTCGCGTTCATCGGCTGGAACTCGCGGCGGCCACGGTCGGTGACGTAGCGGACCAATGAGCCGAGCGCCGTGGTCGCCGGGGGAACGATGCAGGCCGCCCCCGCCAGCAGCCGCGACACGTTGATGGCCGCCAACAGCCCCGCCGCGGCGGATTCGACGTAGCCTTCGACGCCAACGAGCTGCCCAGCGAGAAACGTCTGTGGACGACCCATCAGTTGCAGCGTCGGCTGCAGCAGGCGCGGCGAATTGACGAAGGTGTTGCGATGCAAGCAGCCGAGCCGGACAAACTCGGCGTTTTCGAGCCCCGGGATCATGCGGAATACCCGGCGCTGCTCGGGATACGTCATCTTCGTCTGAAATCCGACCATGTTGAAAAGCGTGCCTTCGTGATTGTCCTGGCGCAGCTGCACCGCAGCAAAGGGGCGCTGGCCACTGCGCGGATCGATGAGTCCCACCGGACGCATGGGCCCGAAAGCCAACGTGTCGGGCCCACGCCGCGCCATCTCTTCGATCGGCATACAGCCTTCGAAGTAGATACAGCGCTCGAACTCCTTCGTCGGCATGGTCTGCGCGCTCCGCACCGCCTCGACAAACTGATAGTACTCGTCGCGCGACAGCGGGCAGTTGAGGTAGTCATCGCCCCCTTTCCCGTACCGCGATGCCAAGAACGCAATGCGCCGATCGACCGATTCGGCCGTGACGATGGGCGCGATGGCGTCGTAGAAATACAGAGACTTCTCGCCGAGAACCTCTTGCAGACAGCGGGCGAGAGCCGGCGAGGTCAACGGGCCGGTGGCGACGATGGTGAGACCGGCTGGCAGCGCGGTGAGTTCTTCCCGCACGAGCGTAACCTCGGAGCGCGAGGTGATCGCTTCGGTCATCTGGGCGGCAAACAACTCCCGGTCGACCGCCAGTGCCACACCCGCCGGCACGGCAGTCCGATCGGCAACTGCCATGACCACGGAGCCCAGGCAGCGCATCTCTTCTTTCAGCAGACCGACGGCCGAATCCAGCGAGGCGCTGCGAAAGGAATTGGAACAGACCAGCTCACCCAGCCGGTCAGTGTGATGCACTGGCGTCGGGCACAGCGGACGCATTTCGTAGAGCCGAACGGGGATCCCGCGGCGCGCCAACTGCCAGGCCGCCTCGGACCCGGCAAGGCCGCCGCCGATGATTGTGACAGGGCACTGAGTCCCGAGTCCTGAGTCCTGGGTAACCGAACCCGGCATGATCTTGTCTGACGCTCAACTGTCGATAGTGAACGGTTGACTGCGGTTCACACCGCTTCCGCCTCAGCGACCGTCTCCTGGTATTTGCAACCTTCGCTCAAGCAGCGGCGGACGGTGCCGTAGCGTTTGGTCGTTTTCTCCACCACGAACGGCGCCTTGCACTGCGGGCAGGGCTCCGGCACGGGGCGTTCCCAGGTGGCAAATTTGCATTGCGGGTACCGATTGCAGCTGTAGAAGGTCTTGCCGGAGCGCGAGCGCTTCTCCACGATCTCGCCCTGGCCGCAGTCGGGGCACGCAACCCCGGTGGGCACGGGACGCACGAGCGGGCGCACGTTCTTGCATTCGGGGTATCCGGAGCAGCCGAGGAACTTGCCGTAACGGCCGAAGCGCAGCTGTAGCGGCCGGCCGCACAGTTCGCACTTCTCGTCGATCTGCTGTGCCTCCTCCACCCGGATGGTGCCTTCGGCGTCGCGGGTGAAGTTCTTCGTGTTCTTGCACTCCGGATACTTCGGGCAGGCCAGGAACTCGCCGCCGCGCCCCCACTTGATTACCATGCTGGCGCCGCAGGACGTACACGAAATATCGGTCGGCTGACCTTCGCGCTTGACGTCGCGCATGCGCTCTTCGGCATGCTCGAGATCGCGAGCAAAGGGATCGTAGAAGCGCCGCATAGCCGCCACCCATTGCTGCTTGCCCTCCTCGATCTGATCCAGCACGTCCTCCATGCCGGCGGTGAACTCGACATTGAGAATGTCCGGAAAGGCGTCGACCAGCAGTTCGGTGATGAGGAACCCGAGCTCGGTAGGACGCAGCCGCCGGGACTTGTCCTCGGCGACGTATTCCTTGCTCAGGATCGTGGTCATGATGGTGGCGTACGTCGACGGCCGGCCGATGCCCTTCTCTTCCAGCTCTTTGATCAGCGTGGCCTGACTAAAGCGCGGCGGCGGCTGAGTGAAATGCTGCTCGGGAAGGAGTTCGTGCAGCCGCAAGCGCTCTCCTTCGGTCAGCGGCGGCAGCTGGCGCTCGGACTCGTCTTCTTCCTCTCCTTCCTTGCGCTCCTCGTCACGTCCCTCGGTGTACACGCGGATGAAGCCGTCGAACTTCATGATCTGGCCGGTGGCGCGAAAGAGGGTGTCCGCTGCGGTGATGTCGACGGTGGTCTGATCGAACACCGCGGGCGTCATCTGGCTGGCGACGAAGCGGTTCCAGATGAGCGTGTACAGTGCCGACTCCTCCTTGGAGAGGTACGGCGCGACTCGTTCGGGAGCGTGGCTGAGCGCCGTCGGGCGGATGGCCTCGTGCGCGTCCTGCGCGCCCTTCTTGCTCGGATACGTGATGGCGCTCTCCGGGAGATACGGTTTGCCAAAGCGCTCGCCGATGAACTGCCGCACCTCCTGCAGGGCTTCCGGGCCGATGCGGGTCGAATCGGTTCGCATGTAGGTGATGAGCCCGACCGCGCCTTCGCCACCGAGCTCGACGCCCTCATACAAACGTTGTGCAATCCGCATGGTGCGGCCGGGCGCAAAGCCGAGCTTGCGCGAGGCCTCCTGCTGCAACCGCGAGGTGATGAACGGCGGCGTCGGATAGCGCCGGCGCTCCTTGCGCTCGACACGGCCGACGACCCAGGTCGCCCCCCGTAAACGCTCCACCAAAGCCTGCGCCGTGCCTTCATTTTCGATCCGGAATTTCTCCGGATCCAGACGATCCTCACCGACGCGAAACAGGCGTGCCGCGAAAGGTGGCGGGTGGTCGCCTTCGAGACGCGCGGTGACCGACCAGTACTCCTTCGGTGCAAACGCCTGGATCTCGCGCTCGCGCTCGCAAATGATCCGCACCGCCACCGACTGCACGCGGCCGGCGGACAGACCGCGGCGCACTTTCTTCCACAGCAACGGACTGATTTGATACCCCACCAGCCGGTCCAGGATGCGACGCGTTTGCTGCGCTTCGTACAAGTTGCGATCCAGCTCCTGCGGGTGGCGGATGGCTTCCTCCACCGCGCGCTTGGTGATTTCGTTGAAGAGCACGCGATGGAGCTTCTGCTTTCCACCGCCGATCTGCTCAGCGATGTGCCAGGCAATGGCCTCGCCCTCACGGTCCGGATCGGGAGCCAGGTAGATGTTCTCCTTGCCTTTCGCGGCTCGTTTCAGCTCGTCGATGATCTTTTTCTTGCCGCGGAGCACCTGGTAGTCGGGCTTGAAGTCGTCCGCGATGTCCACCCCCAGCTTGCTCTTCGGCAGGTCGAGAATGTGACCGACTGATGCCTTCACCTGGAAGTCTTTTCCCAAGTATTTTTCCAAGGTCCGGGCCTTTGCGGGCGATTCAACAATGACCAGATTCTTCGCCATAAATCATACCTGCGCTGGAGTGCGCCGCACGTCAACCAGCGCGGCGACAAAATGTTTTCCGGGAAGCTGCTGCACGACCCCTTTCAATTCCAGGTCGAGCAGCGTTTGCAGCACCGTTGCCGGCGCCAACCCACTACGGGTGATGATCGCGTCGATATGGACGGTGTCGTGGCGCATGCATTCAACGATCGCCGCCTCAGTGGGAGCGAGTTCGACGACGCCACGCGGCGCCACGCGGCCGAGCAGTTGCGGTGCGATTTCTTCCATTACGTCTTCGGCGCGCTCCGTCAGTTTCGCTCCCTCACGAATCAGCCGATGGGTGCCGCGGGTGCGTTCGCCGATGGCGCCTGGAACGGCAAACACCTCGCGGCCCTGGTCTGCCGCCAACGTCGCCGTAATCAACGAGCCGCTTTTCTCTGTGGCTTCCACAACCACCGTACCAAGCGCGAGGCCGCTGATGATACGGTTGCGGTTTGGAAAGTTCTCCGCATCCGGCTGCGTGCCCATCATGAGTTCCGTAACCACCGCTCCTTGTCGTGAGATCGCCTGAAAGAGCGCATGATGCTCACTTGGGTAGACCACGTCAATGCCGGAGCCCAACACCGCTATGGTGCGGCCTCCGGCGCGTAACGCGGTCCAATGTGCCTGCGCATCGATGCCGCGCGCCATGCCACTGACGACGGTGACGCCATAACGCACCAACCCCTCCGTAATCTCGCGCGCCAACCGGAGCCCATAGGCGCTGACGCGGCGCGAACCGACCATCGCCACCGCCGTGGCATCGCACGGCTCTAATTCTCCTTGCACGAAGAGAAACGGGGGCGGATCGTGGATCTGGCGAAGGTTGACCGGATAGACCGGGTCGTTCCACGTGACCAGCTTCGCACCGCTCCGACTCAGGCGTTCGCTTTGCTCATCCACCGCGCGCCAATCGCTGAACCGACGAATCGACTGCGCCACTTCGGCGCGCACGCCAGCGCCCACCAACGCATGTGGGCTGGCATCAAAGACCGACGCCGGCGTGCCGAAGGCACGGAGCAGCCCCTGGTACATGACCGGGCCGACGCCATGAACCATTCTCAGCGCCAGCCAGGTCCGCGCCTCATGTTGCGATCGATCCACCGCCACGTTGTAGCGCAACTTCACAGCTCGCATCAACCAATGTGTCTTGTTGAGTGCTATTCAACCATACTCCAACCGTCGCATGATGGTTCACGGTCGTTGGTTTGACAGCCCCTCCGAACAAGACGCGGCACCACCCTCGCAGGCAGGAGCAGCACCGGCGGCCGAGCGGCAGGCTCGGCGTCGCGCTCTTTCAGTCTCGCCCCGACTTCGGCCGCCCAGCCACAACCGGTCCCTCTGGTCCCGTGGAGAGGCGGGAAGGATCCTGGAGCCCGAGTAGCCTTCGGCGCCTGTGCCGTTTTCGTAAACGCTGCTCCCATAATCGCCATTAATTGCGACAGCTTGGCGACCCTTGGGCCAATCGTGCTGGACCGCTCGGCGGGTGCGAGTTTGGCATGACATCTGCTTCACGGAGCGTGACGCTGAGGCTAAGGAGGTAAAATAATGGAGAACCATTGCAGAACCTTTAGGCACGCGAAACGTATTCGTGTGCGTCTACCTTTTCCGGGTTTTTCCCGGGCATGGGATTGCCGGCCCTTCGGTTTCGGGCGAATCGTCGCTCCCGTCGCCAGCGGGTGCATAGAAGTCGCGCCGCGGGTCGAACTCGACCTCGCCACTGGTGAGCTGCGCGCCGAGGTCCGTTCCCAGAAGCGTTCGGCCTGAGGGTCCGAGCCAAAGGAGAGCATCATGGAACCGACAATGGATTGCGAGATCTCCGCGATCAGAGAGTTTCGCTGCGCCTTGTGCGGCGAGCCGTTTTCTTCCAGAGCTCACGTGCACGAGTGTCTGCGCGACCAGCTGGATCCGGTACGCTACGTAGAGCTGTTCTGGGACGAAGCCTGACCCGGTCCGGCCTCGCTTCACCTTCTCGACACACGCAGGCGCGGGTCGCGGAGCATCTGCTTGCCCAAGCACGAGCAGTACAGTTCCTTGCCGATTCCGCGTAGTTAGTCCATTTTTTCAAATCAGCAGCCTCTTTCCGGTCCTCTTGCGCTCTGGAGCGAAACCGCCGCACGTGGCATGAGAGCGATCGTGCGTGACGTGCGGGTGACAGAGTCGGTGCAGGAGGGGACATCAGAGAAGCGTCCGGCGACCCGCCTAGGCGCCGTCGCGCTGCTGCTCGCCGCCAGTGTCTTGCTCTCCCGCCTCCTCGGTTATGGGCGTGAGGCCTTGTTAGCGTACCAGATCGGTGCCCGGGCCTCGACCGACGCTTACTTCGCGGCCTTTCAGATTCCCGATCTACTCAACTACCTGCTCGCAGGCGGTGCGCTTTCGGTAGCTTTTCTTCCACTCTACACTCGCCATCTCTCGCGTGGCGACCTTGAGGCAGCGGAGCGGTTCTTCGCCACTGTCCTGGGCACACTTGGCGTCATCGCGATAGTGGCAACGGCCGGATTGTGGTGGTGGACCGAGCCACTGGTGGCGTTACAGTTCCCGCATTTCGATCCACCCACTCAGGCCCTCACGGTCCACCTGACGCGGATCGTGCTGCCGGCGCAGATCTTCTTCATCACGGGCGGCATCGTCAATGCCACCCTGTTGGCGCGGGGACGGTTCGGCGCCGCCGCGGCGGCACCGTTGATTTACAACGCCGGCATCATTGCCGGCGGTCTGCTGCTGGCGCCGCGCCAAGGGATCGGCGTAGAGGGTTTCGCGTGGGGCGCATTGGCGGGTGCCATCCTCGGACCATTCTTGGCACCTTTGCTGGACGCCCGCCGGCGCGTCCGGCTGCGGGTGCGCGTCAGCGTCAGCGACCGGGCGTTTTTGGGCTATCTCGTCGTCGCCGCCCCGTTGATGTTCGGGCAGACGCTCCTCACCGTCGACGAATGGTACGGGCGCTGGTTCGGAGCGCTACTCGACGCCGGAACGGTGGCGCATTTGGCCTACGCGCGCCGCCTGATGCAAGTTCCGGTGGCCGTGGTCGGGCAAGCGATCGCTGCGGCGGCGCTGCCAACGCTGGCGCGCCTGTGGGCGGAGGACCGGCAGGACGAATTCAAACGGTTGGTGTTGCGCACCTTGCAGGCGGGGCTGGCGCTCGCCCTCTGCGGCGGAGCCGCGGTCATCGTTCTGGCGCGGCCCATGGTGCAGTTGGTCTACCAGCACGGTGCCTTTACCGGGGCGGACACCGCCCAAGTGGCAAGCATCTTGGCACTGTTCTGCCTGGCGGTTCCGGCGTGGATCGCCCAACAGATTGCCGTGCGCGCGTTCTACGCCCGCGGTGACACGTGGCGCCCCATGCTCCTCGGCACCGCAGTCGCAATCGCCGCAATCCCGCTCTATCTTTTGCTCGCGCAGCGCTTCGGCGTCCTCGGCATCGCCGCGGCAGGCACCATCGGCATGAGCGCCAACGCTCTGGCCACGCTCCTACTAGCACGCTGGCTCCACGGTGGGCCGCAGTTGCTGCGGCTCCTCGACACCGCCGCGCGGGCGGCGCTCATAGCCACGGTCGCCGCCGTCGTAACCCACTTGTCGTTGCACTTCATACCCCGAGGGATCAGCGGCGCACTGGTGGAGCTCGGTGGTGGTGGGCTCATCTTTGGCGGTGTCGTCCTCGTTGGCGCGGTGGCAATCGGCGACGAACCGATGCGCGGCGCCCTCCGCTGGCTGTTCCGCCGCCGTTGGGGCCGGAAAGCCGATCAGGCGAGCTGATCCGTATCACCCTGACGCCCGCAAGCTTTTTCCCCGCGGGACCTCAGTGCCGGTTGGTGGCTACGCCACGTAGCGCAGCATGAACACGAAATGGAAAATGCTGCCGGCCAGGACGAACAGATGGAAAATGTCGTGGAAGCCGAAGACGTTTGGCAGCGGGTCGGGGCGTTGCACACCATAGATGACCGCGCCGACGGTGTAGCACATGCCGCCCATCAGCAGCCAGTTGAATCCGCCCGCTGGCAAGGTGTGGAGCAACGGCACGAAGGCGACAACGGCCATCCAGCCCATACCGAGATACAACGCCGTGGTGAGCCAGCGTGGCAGATGTTGAAAGAAGAGCTTGATGACCCCACCGATGAGCGCACAGGCCCACGCGGCGCCGAAGAGGCTCCAGCCCAATCCGCCGCGCAGGGTCACAAGGCAGACGGGAGTGTAGCTTCCGGCGATCAACACATAGATCGCCGTGTGGTCGAAACGGCGCAGCCAGTCCTCCTTGCGCGGCGAGAGCGGCAGCCAGTGGTACAGGGTGCTGGCCGAGTACAACAAGATCAGGCTCATCCCGTACACCGTGAATCCGACCGTACGCATCGGATCGCCATGCGATCGGAGAATCAGCCAGACCAGCCCGGGGATGGCCAGCAATACGCCGAGCAAATGCGAGAAGCAACTGAAGGGTTCTTTCACACGCAAACGCATGGTCGAGGTGGCAAACAGTAGACGACCAGGGAGGCGTTATCAACCCCGGGGCCTAGCCAGGTAATGCCGTCGAAGCGACCTCGATCCCGCCTTCGCCCGGAGCCTCATCCCTCTACCGTCCCACCGTGCCGAGCCCGAGGCCGCACAGCACCGCGAGTGAATAGGCGATGAAGATGCCCGAGATGCTTCCCATGGAGGGTCCCTTGGTCGCGTGCGTATAGCCACGCCGGTGCATCCGCCTGAACTCGCGCGCCGAGAAGACCGCGGCGGCGGTCAGCGGTACCACCGCAACGATCGGCAAGACGCGCAACGCAAGCAGGAGGTAGGCCAGTGCATACGTGAGCCCGCCCAGTCCATAAATGACACCCTGGGACCGCGAGCGGCCGAGGACGATCGAGAGTGTTCTGCGGCCGGCGGCGGCGTCGCCTTGAATGTCGCAGGTGTTATTGACCGTCAGGATGTCCGCGATCAGCGTCGTCGAGGGCAACCCCAGCAGCAGCGCGGCGGAAGTGATCTCGTGCGTCTGGACATACGTGGAAAGAACAATCAGCACCATGCCCAGCAGGCCGCCCGCAAGGACTTCGCCGCAAGGCGTGCGTGCAAGCGGCAGCGGACCCCCACTGTAGAAAAAGGAGACGGCCATTCCGAGCGCCCCGACGCCTATCACCTCCCAACCGACGCGGACGCCGAGCGCCAGCCCGAAGAGCGCGCCCAACCCGAAGGCGCCGCAGGAGATCCAGAAGGCGACGCGCGGCTCGATGGCTCGGTGGACGAGCACTTTGTAGCGATCGACGTCGGAATCAACGGTATCGACACCGCCGATGAAATCGAAATAGCTGTTGAAGCCCGCAGTGCCGATGTCGACGCACTCGGCCGCCACGAAGAGGAGCAAAAAGAGAAGCAGTGACAGATGATGGGTGGAGTACACGGCGTAGGCCGTGCCAATCAAGACGGACGATACGCTGACGATCTTGGTCCGGATCTCGACGATCCGCAGGACGTCGGTGAGCGTCAGGGTCGCGGCCATGGCTCGATCGACCTCTATAGCGCGCTGGCCGGCCTCACGTCGACGATTCCCCACAGCATGGAACGGTCGCGCGCCGCCTGGTTGGTCGCCGCCTGTTCCGTCGGCTCCGCGAAGCTGCGGAGGACGACGATACTGTCCCGGGTTCCGGCCCGCTTGACCGCCGCGAACAGCCGATCGCGGTAGTCGGCGCCGGCCCCGTCGAGAACATTCGAGAGCGTGAAGCCGTCGAAGCTACCCGGCGCGCAAGACTCCAGATAGGAGGCCGCGTCGGACAAGACGAGTTGGATCGCGTGCGCCGCGACCGGGCCGGGCTCGGGTGAGAGGTCCCCGAGCAGCAGCGCCCGCGCGTAGGGGTTGGAGCGGTTCGGATGGGTCCGGAAGCAGCGCTCCATGCGTCCCCGCATGACCCGCCCGAAGTGCGGCGGCAGGATCTCGAGGAATGGGGACGCGTACAGCGCGCGCAGCCCGGTCAATGAGAACAT carries:
- the topA gene encoding type I DNA topoisomerase, with the protein product MAKNLVIVESPAKARTLEKYLGKDFQVKASVGHILDLPKSKLGVDIADDFKPDYQVLRGKKKIIDELKRAAKGKENIYLAPDPDREGEAIAWHIAEQIGGGKQKLHRVLFNEITKRAVEEAIRHPQELDRNLYEAQQTRRILDRLVGYQISPLLWKKVRRGLSAGRVQSVAVRIICEREREIQAFAPKEYWSVTARLEGDHPPPFAARLFRVGEDRLDPEKFRIENEGTAQALVERLRGATWVVGRVERKERRRYPTPPFITSRLQQEASRKLGFAPGRTMRIAQRLYEGVELGGEGAVGLITYMRTDSTRIGPEALQEVRQFIGERFGKPYLPESAITYPSKKGAQDAHEAIRPTALSHAPERVAPYLSKEESALYTLIWNRFVASQMTPAVFDQTTVDITAADTLFRATGQIMKFDGFIRVYTEGRDEERKEGEEEDESERQLPPLTEGERLRLHELLPEQHFTQPPPRFSQATLIKELEEKGIGRPSTYATIMTTILSKEYVAEDKSRRLRPTELGFLITELLVDAFPDILNVEFTAGMEDVLDQIEEGKQQWVAAMRRFYDPFARDLEHAEERMRDVKREGQPTDISCTSCGASMVIKWGRGGEFLACPKYPECKNTKNFTRDAEGTIRVEEAQQIDEKCELCGRPLQLRFGRYGKFLGCSGYPECKNVRPLVRPVPTGVACPDCGQGEIVEKRSRSGKTFYSCNRYPQCKFATWERPVPEPCPQCKAPFVVEKTTKRYGTVRRCLSEGCKYQETVAEAEAV
- the dprA gene encoding DNA-processing protein DprA gives rise to the protein MRAVKLRYNVAVDRSQHEARTWLALRMVHGVGPVMYQGLLRAFGTPASVFDASPHALVGAGVRAEVAQSIRRFSDWRAVDEQSERLSRSGAKLVTWNDPVYPVNLRQIHDPPPFLFVQGELEPCDATAVAMVGSRRVSAYGLRLAREITEGLVRYGVTVVSGMARGIDAQAHWTALRAGGRTIAVLGSGIDVVYPSEHHALFQAISRQGAVVTELMMGTQPDAENFPNRNRIISGLALGTVVVEATEKSGSLITATLAADQGREVFAVPGAIGERTRGTHRLIREGAKLTERAEDVMEEIAPQLLGRVAPRGVVELAPTEAAIVECMRHDTVHIDAIITRSGLAPATVLQTLLDLELKGVVQQLPGKHFVAALVDVRRTPAQV
- the murJ gene encoding murein biosynthesis integral membrane protein MurJ, yielding MRAIVRDVRVTESVQEGTSEKRPATRLGAVALLLAASVLLSRLLGYGREALLAYQIGARASTDAYFAAFQIPDLLNYLLAGGALSVAFLPLYTRHLSRGDLEAAERFFATVLGTLGVIAIVATAGLWWWTEPLVALQFPHFDPPTQALTVHLTRIVLPAQIFFITGGIVNATLLARGRFGAAAAAPLIYNAGIIAGGLLLAPRQGIGVEGFAWGALAGAILGPFLAPLLDARRRVRLRVRVSVSDRAFLGYLVVAAPLMFGQTLLTVDEWYGRWFGALLDAGTVAHLAYARRLMQVPVAVVGQAIAAAALPTLARLWAEDRQDEFKRLVLRTLQAGLALALCGGAAVIVLARPMVQLVYQHGAFTGADTAQVASILALFCLAVPAWIAQQIAVRAFYARGDTWRPMLLGTAVAIAAIPLYLLLAQRFGVLGIAAAGTIGMSANALATLLLARWLHGGPQLLRLLDTAARAALIATVAAVVTHLSLHFIPRGISGALVELGGGGLIFGGVVLVGAVAIGDEPMRGALRWLFRRRWGRKADQAS
- a CDS encoding hemolysin III family protein, translating into MKEPFSCFSHLLGVLLAIPGLVWLILRSHGDPMRTVGFTVYGMSLILLYSASTLYHWLPLSPRKEDWLRRFDHTAIYVLIAGSYTPVCLVTLRGGLGWSLFGAAWACALIGGVIKLFFQHLPRWLTTALYLGMGWMAVVAFVPLLHTLPAGGFNWLLMGGMCYTVGAVIYGVQRPDPLPNVFGFHDIFHLFVLAGSIFHFVFMLRYVA
- a CDS encoding prenyltransferase — translated: MAATLTLTDVLRIVEIRTKIVSVSSVLIGTAYAVYSTHHLSLLLFLLLFVAAECVDIGTAGFNSYFDFIGGVDTVDSDVDRYKVLVHRAIEPRVAFWISCGAFGLGALFGLALGVRVGWEVIGVGALGMAVSFFYSGGPLPLARTPCGEVLAGGLLGMVLIVLSTYVQTHEITSAALLLGLPSTTLIADILTVNNTCDIQGDAAAGRRTLSIVLGRSRSQGVIYGLGGLTYALAYLLLALRVLPIVAVVPLTAAAVFSAREFRRMHRRGYTHATKGPSMGSISGIFIAYSLAVLCGLGLGTVGR